A genomic region of Photobacterium swingsii contains the following coding sequences:
- the rsgA gene encoding small ribosomal subunit biogenesis GTPase RsgA has protein sequence MAKKKKLTKGQSRRVRSNQDKRLKREKNDVQWDEALLESAREGLVITRFGQHADVEDPETGTIHRCNLRRSIQSLVSGDRVVWRPGVETLHGISGVVEAVHERKSMLTRPDYYDGVKAVAANVNRIIIVSAVLPELSLNIIDRYLIAAETVGIEPLIVLNKVDLLSDEERKQVEETLSLYQDIGYELRYVSSTTGEGMESLKLDLKDHINIFAGQSGVGKSSMVNTLMPEVDAEIGDVSENSGLGQHTTTAARLYHFPEGGDLIDSPGVREFGLWHLEPEQVTNAFVEFREYLGGCKFRDCKHGNDPGCLIREAMQDGKITRERYDSYHKIIESMSENVANRQFSRNKVD, from the coding sequence GTGGCCAAAAAGAAAAAGCTGACTAAAGGACAGAGCCGACGTGTTCGCTCAAACCAAGACAAACGACTGAAACGCGAAAAAAATGATGTCCAGTGGGACGAAGCCCTGCTGGAATCCGCTCGTGAAGGGCTTGTGATCACGCGTTTCGGCCAACATGCTGATGTTGAAGATCCTGAAACAGGCACGATCCATCGCTGTAATTTACGTCGAAGCATCCAAAGCCTAGTTTCTGGTGACCGTGTTGTTTGGCGCCCAGGCGTTGAAACTCTGCATGGGATTTCCGGCGTTGTTGAAGCCGTGCATGAACGAAAGTCTATGCTGACTCGGCCAGATTACTATGATGGTGTAAAGGCGGTAGCGGCTAACGTTAACCGTATTATCATCGTTTCAGCCGTTTTACCTGAGCTATCGCTTAATATCATCGACCGCTACTTAATTGCAGCCGAGACTGTCGGTATCGAGCCTTTAATTGTCCTGAATAAAGTCGATTTATTGAGTGACGAAGAACGTAAACAAGTCGAAGAAACCTTATCGCTTTACCAAGACATTGGTTATGAGTTGCGTTATGTCAGCTCTACAACCGGTGAAGGTATGGAGTCGCTCAAGCTTGATCTGAAAGACCACATTAACATCTTTGCAGGTCAATCTGGTGTAGGGAAATCCAGTATGGTGAATACCCTAATGCCAGAAGTCGACGCAGAAATCGGTGATGTATCTGAAAACTCAGGACTCGGCCAACACACCACAACCGCGGCACGTTTATACCACTTCCCTGAAGGCGGTGATTTAATCGATTCACCAGGGGTACGTGAATTTGGTTTATGGCACCTAGAGCCAGAGCAAGTCACAAATGCTTTTGTTGAATTTAGAGAGTACCTTGGCGGGTGTAAATTCCGTGACTGTAAACATGGAAATGATCCTGGTTGTTTGATCCGTGAAGCAATGCAAGACGGAAAAATCACCCGTGAGCGCTACGACAGCTATCATAAGATCATTGAAAGCATGTCTGAGAATGTCGCTAACCGTCAATTCTCTCGTAATAAAGTTGACTAA
- a CDS encoding carbonic anhydrase produces MDKTWLIRLSALLPLILPIHTQAATEWGYQGEHGPDSWGKTFQTCGEGKNQSPIDIKQTIDAQLTPLHINYQGSITELVNNGHTIQANVSGNNTLTLAGKAYQLKQFHFHTPSENYLQGKQFPLEAHFVHASSQGELAVIGVMFATGERESDNIKTLLSVLPPPNTKQAINTAINPAQLLPRSREYYRFNGSLTTPPCSEGVRWFVLKEHLTSTRDEVEALQQAMGNNARPLQPLNARTILSSP; encoded by the coding sequence ATGGATAAGACATGGTTAATCAGGCTCAGTGCTTTACTTCCACTGATACTGCCAATACACACTCAAGCAGCCACTGAATGGGGTTACCAAGGCGAGCACGGCCCTGATTCTTGGGGAAAAACGTTTCAAACATGTGGTGAAGGTAAAAACCAATCACCCATCGATATTAAGCAAACCATAGATGCCCAGCTCACACCACTGCACATCAACTATCAAGGATCGATCACAGAGTTAGTCAATAACGGCCATACCATTCAGGCCAATGTCAGTGGTAACAACACCTTAACGCTGGCAGGTAAAGCTTACCAACTCAAGCAGTTTCACTTCCATACGCCATCCGAAAACTACCTACAAGGTAAGCAATTCCCCCTCGAAGCCCACTTTGTCCATGCCAGCAGCCAAGGCGAATTAGCCGTCATTGGTGTTATGTTTGCAACTGGAGAGCGTGAAAGTGACAACATCAAAACCTTACTTTCCGTATTACCGCCCCCTAATACTAAGCAAGCCATCAATACTGCAATCAACCCAGCACAACTGCTCCCGCGCAGTCGTGAGTATTACCGCTTTAATGGCTCACTCACAACACCACCTTGCAGTGAAGGTGTACGCTGGTTTGTACTCAAAGAACACCTCACAAGCACTCGTGATGAAGTAGAAGCACTACAACAAGCAATGGGAAATAATGCGCGCCCACTACAGCCGCTAAATGCGAGAACAATTCTAAGTTCACCGTAA
- the asd gene encoding archaetidylserine decarboxylase (Phosphatidylserine decarboxylase is synthesized as a single chain precursor. Generation of the pyruvoyl active site from a Ser is coupled to cleavage of a Gly-Ser bond between the larger (beta) and smaller (alpha chains). It is an integral membrane protein.): MLDNLKIGLQYCTPKHALTRLVGKIAAFEGGKFTTAIIRWFINQYKIDMSEARNPDPAAYPTFNQFFVRELKDGARPINGDDNIISHPADACVSQLGPIKEGRLFQAKGHYFDACELLGGDKALAEEFIDGEFATLYLSPRDYHRVHMPCDGTLRQMIYVPGDLFSVNPLTAENVPNLFARNERVVCIFDTEHGPVAQVLVGATIVGSIETVWAGTVTPPTGPAVRRWDYPATGDSAVVLKKGEEMGRFKLGSTVINLFPKDMIHFVEDMKPLQSTRMGQPYAELQKS, from the coding sequence GTGCTAGATAACCTCAAAATCGGCCTGCAATACTGCACACCGAAACATGCGTTAACCCGCTTAGTTGGCAAAATTGCAGCTTTTGAAGGTGGTAAATTCACCACTGCAATTATTCGTTGGTTTATCAACCAATACAAAATTGATATGTCTGAAGCGCGTAATCCAGATCCAGCAGCCTACCCGACATTCAATCAGTTCTTTGTTCGCGAACTTAAAGATGGTGCTCGTCCAATTAACGGTGACGACAACATCATTTCACACCCAGCAGATGCTTGTGTGAGCCAATTAGGTCCGATTAAAGAAGGTCGCCTATTCCAAGCTAAAGGTCATTACTTTGATGCTTGCGAACTGCTAGGCGGTGATAAAGCACTGGCCGAAGAGTTTATCGATGGTGAGTTCGCAACCCTGTATCTATCACCGCGTGATTACCACCGTGTGCACATGCCATGTGATGGTACCTTACGCCAAATGATTTACGTCCCTGGTGATTTATTCTCGGTAAACCCATTAACGGCAGAAAATGTCCCTAACCTGTTTGCACGTAACGAACGTGTCGTATGTATCTTTGATACCGAGCACGGCCCTGTTGCACAAGTGCTGGTTGGTGCAACTATTGTCGGTAGCATCGAAACGGTATGGGCAGGTACTGTTACCCCACCTACGGGTCCAGCAGTACGTCGTTGGGATTACCCTGCAACTGGTGATAGCGCCGTTGTACTGAAGAAAGGTGAAGAAATGGGTCGCTTCAAATTGGGCTCAACAGTCATTAACCTGTTCCCGAAAGACATGATCCATTTTGTCGAAGATATGAAGCCACTTCAGAGCACGCGTATGGGTCAACCTTACGCGGAACTGCAAAAGTCATAA
- a CDS encoding methyl-accepting chemotaxis protein, whose product MKHTIKFKIQVAIAIIIASVSAVQAWISISQLKTETTKQVYGQMTDIGKSTSNFIASWLDTRTDMMLANESIISTNRDVDRELLVTKRAGNFLSVYAGFTDGRIAFGDKTEDWPADYDPRTRPWYRDAINAGKTIITEPYQDFDGSIVVSIAKSFQGQYSGVLASDLTINNIIKEVLSLDIDNAGYAFLVDGENRIVAYRDEALSQKPLTQLDNELTADVIRQLASGQQVGTFFQESDGSNKLIFTTPIAGTTWTLGVVQDEELAFASISQQMKFVLIASVVLYLVIAAIATYIITNLLRPLTELSKSVEQLAQGSGDLTQRIEIKRMDEIGELAENMNSFLGQLQMMIKGIVSQSMNLSQYAEQSAEQAEQASLKVSDQQNDVNQIATAIHEMSATSAEVASHAEMTASAAQASTEACESGKHVISQNREAITSLANQVQDAANVIHELESNAQNINQILSTIQGIAEQTNLLALNAAIEAARAGEQGRGFAVVADEVRVLSKRTHDSTEEIRSMIDTLQQNTRQAVDSMQSSTELAGQSVDYAGAASDSLNQITQTITEISDMASQIASAAEEQRAVSEDISRNTQAIKDVSDHLSVQTAEVSSSARDMNASAEAMRSDVSRFKV is encoded by the coding sequence ATGAAACATACGATCAAGTTTAAAATTCAGGTGGCCATCGCCATCATTATAGCCTCGGTGAGTGCTGTCCAAGCATGGATATCCATCAGCCAACTCAAGACAGAAACAACTAAACAAGTTTACGGTCAAATGACGGACATCGGTAAATCAACCAGCAACTTCATTGCCAGTTGGTTAGATACTCGTACCGATATGATGCTCGCGAATGAAAGCATTATTAGTACCAACCGTGACGTTGATCGTGAACTCTTAGTCACTAAGCGCGCAGGTAACTTCTTATCGGTATACGCAGGCTTTACTGATGGCCGTATCGCTTTTGGTGATAAGACTGAAGACTGGCCTGCTGATTATGACCCACGTACTCGCCCTTGGTACCGAGATGCGATTAACGCAGGCAAAACAATCATTACTGAACCTTACCAAGATTTTGACGGCAGTATTGTGGTCAGTATTGCCAAATCATTCCAAGGCCAATACAGCGGCGTACTTGCTTCTGACCTTACAATTAACAACATAATCAAAGAAGTGCTAAGCCTCGATATTGATAACGCCGGCTATGCATTCTTAGTCGATGGTGAGAACCGCATTGTGGCTTACCGCGATGAAGCCCTTAGCCAAAAGCCACTGACTCAACTCGATAACGAATTAACCGCCGATGTTATTCGCCAACTGGCTTCTGGCCAACAAGTTGGGACTTTCTTCCAAGAAAGTGATGGTAGCAATAAGCTTATCTTTACCACTCCGATTGCTGGTACAACATGGACATTAGGTGTTGTACAAGATGAGGAATTAGCCTTTGCCTCAATCAGCCAACAAATGAAATTTGTGCTGATTGCCTCTGTTGTTCTGTATTTAGTGATTGCAGCTATCGCGACCTACATCATTACTAACCTACTACGTCCACTGACAGAGCTAAGCAAATCGGTTGAACAATTAGCACAAGGCAGTGGTGATCTGACCCAGCGCATCGAAATCAAACGTATGGATGAGATTGGTGAATTGGCCGAGAACATGAATAGCTTCCTTGGCCAACTACAAATGATGATCAAAGGTATCGTCAGCCAATCAATGAACCTAAGCCAATATGCAGAGCAATCGGCAGAACAAGCTGAGCAAGCATCATTGAAAGTGTCTGATCAACAAAATGATGTAAACCAAATTGCCACCGCAATACATGAAATGTCAGCGACCTCAGCCGAAGTGGCTAGTCATGCAGAAATGACAGCATCAGCGGCACAAGCCTCTACCGAAGCCTGTGAATCTGGTAAACATGTGATCAGCCAAAACCGAGAGGCAATCACCTCGCTAGCCAACCAAGTTCAAGATGCAGCAAATGTAATTCATGAACTAGAAAGCAACGCCCAGAATATCAACCAAATCCTATCGACCATTCAAGGCATCGCTGAACAAACTAACCTTCTTGCCTTAAATGCAGCTATCGAAGCTGCACGTGCAGGCGAACAAGGCCGTGGTTTCGCCGTGGTTGCTGATGAGGTACGCGTACTGAGTAAACGCACACATGATTCTACTGAAGAAATTCGTAGCATGATTGATACCTTGCAGCAAAATACCCGTCAAGCTGTCGATAGCATGCAATCAAGTACCGAGCTGGCAGGACAAAGTGTCGATTATGCTGGCGCAGCAAGCGATAGCCTGAACCAAATTACCCAAACCATCACAGAGATCTCGGACATGGCATCACAAATTGCCAGCGCAGCCGAAGAGCAACGTGCTGTGAGCGAAGATATCAGCCGAAATACCCAGGCTATCAAAGATGTGTCTGACCACCTTTCGGTTCAAACAGCAGAAGTCAGCAGCAGTGCCCGAGATATGAATGCCTCTGCTGAAGCCATGCGCAGTGATGTTTCTCGCTTCAAAGTGTAA
- a CDS encoding SLC13 family permease has product MKNLSISQLIRLFIAFGIPLGILMMPIDAIPISDLTLVQHRLLAIFALAALLWVLEPVPVFATSILIIALELIMISDKGLHLFRTPPAGHEMGEMMKYTDIFGAFSSPIIILFMGGFALAIAASKYELDNNLARVLLKPFGHQPKFIMLGLMLITAVFSMFMSNTATTVMMLALLAPIVASVPKGDIGIKALVLCIPIAANTGGIATPIGTPPNAIALQYLTGEHSISFLGWMMMGLPFVIIQLAFAWWLLQKMFPSSQQEMILKLDGKFQKSWQAIVVYITFALTIIMWMTTSLHGMNTYVVSIIPLAVFTLTGIMGKDELKLINWDVLWLVAGGIAIGLALDKTGLAAALAHAIDYDALSPVAVVFTLSILCWLMANFMSNTATANLLMPIAAAVATSMESLASMGGLQGVLVVVAFSASLGMILPVSTPPNSLAYSTGLIESKDMAKTGLIVGLLGLVIVYIGALILT; this is encoded by the coding sequence ATGAAAAACTTATCGATTTCTCAGCTCATACGGCTCTTCATTGCATTTGGTATTCCACTCGGTATTTTGATGATGCCCATAGATGCCATTCCCATTAGCGATTTAACGCTGGTCCAACACCGACTTCTTGCTATTTTCGCTCTTGCAGCACTCCTTTGGGTTTTAGAACCCGTCCCCGTTTTCGCAACATCCATTCTTATTATCGCCCTTGAACTGATCATGATTTCAGACAAAGGATTACATTTATTTCGTACACCACCCGCAGGGCATGAAATGGGCGAGATGATGAAATACACCGATATTTTTGGTGCTTTTTCATCACCCATCATCATTCTTTTTATGGGGGGATTTGCCCTCGCGATTGCCGCATCGAAATATGAACTCGATAATAATTTAGCCAGAGTGCTCCTCAAGCCTTTCGGTCACCAACCTAAGTTCATCATGCTTGGATTAATGCTTATCACCGCGGTGTTTTCCATGTTCATGTCTAACACCGCCACCACAGTCATGATGTTAGCATTACTCGCCCCTATTGTTGCGTCGGTACCTAAGGGGGATATCGGCATTAAAGCGTTAGTTTTATGTATTCCCATTGCCGCCAACACAGGTGGTATCGCCACGCCAATAGGCACACCACCTAATGCCATCGCCCTGCAATATTTAACAGGAGAGCACAGCATTAGCTTTCTTGGCTGGATGATGATGGGGTTGCCTTTTGTGATCATTCAACTGGCTTTCGCTTGGTGGCTATTACAAAAAATGTTCCCCTCAAGCCAACAAGAAATGATTTTAAAGCTCGATGGTAAATTTCAGAAAAGCTGGCAAGCCATCGTGGTATATATCACGTTCGCCTTAACCATCATTATGTGGATGACTACCTCGTTACATGGCATGAATACCTATGTTGTATCGATTATTCCACTGGCAGTCTTCACCCTTACCGGCATTATGGGCAAAGACGAATTGAAGTTGATTAACTGGGATGTGCTCTGGTTAGTCGCTGGGGGGATCGCTATTGGCTTAGCACTGGATAAAACAGGGCTTGCCGCTGCTTTAGCCCATGCGATTGATTATGATGCGCTCTCACCTGTTGCCGTCGTGTTTACCCTTTCCATACTTTGTTGGCTAATGGCTAACTTTATGTCGAATACTGCTACCGCAAACTTATTAATGCCTATCGCTGCCGCGGTTGCCACTTCCATGGAAAGCTTGGCGTCAATGGGAGGCTTGCAAGGTGTCTTGGTCGTTGTCGCTTTCTCAGCTTCACTTGGGATGATCTTACCCGTCTCAACACCACCCAACTCCTTGGCGTATTCCACAGGCCTTATTGAAAGTAAAGATATGGCAAAAACAGGTCTTATTGTTGGCTTACTCGGTCTAGTGATTGTTTATATAGGCGCACTCATTTTGACCTAA
- the orn gene encoding oligoribonuclease: MTISDQNLIWIDLEMTGLDPETHKIIEIATIVTDAQLNILAEGPTLAIHQPESELDKMDDWCTNTHTGSGLVERIRQSKLTEEDAIRETIAFLEQWVPKGVSPICGNSIGQDRRFLYKHMPELEQYFHYRYLDVSTLKELTRRWQPELLDGFSKKGSHLALDDIRDSIAELRYYREHIFNI, translated from the coding sequence ATGACAATCAGCGATCAGAATTTAATTTGGATCGATCTTGAAATGACAGGTCTCGATCCAGAAACGCATAAAATCATTGAAATCGCGACCATAGTGACGGATGCCCAACTAAATATTTTAGCAGAAGGCCCTACACTTGCGATTCATCAACCAGAATCTGAACTTGATAAAATGGATGATTGGTGTACCAACACGCACACAGGAAGTGGCCTTGTGGAGCGTATTCGCCAGAGTAAATTGACTGAAGAAGATGCCATTCGTGAAACCATTGCCTTTTTGGAGCAATGGGTACCTAAAGGTGTATCCCCAATCTGTGGTAACAGCATTGGTCAAGATCGTCGCTTTTTGTATAAGCATATGCCTGAGTTAGAGCAGTATTTTCATTACCGTTACCTTGATGTGAGCACGTTAAAAGAGCTGACTCGCCGTTGGCAACCAGAGTTACTTGATGGTTTTTCTAAGAAAGGTAGCCACCTAGCGCTTGATGACATCCGTGACTCGATTGCTGAACTGCGCTATTATCGTGAGCATATTTTCAATATCTGA
- a CDS encoding porin family protein yields MKLNALLFAALSLSAVSVAQADVKTSGFYVGGAIGSTGVDASSDISINADGSSYKFIGGYQFNRIVGIEAQYTRYGDITLPADKNTWSASSTAVTANLGYTFDNGLRPYGLIGLSSINLNESKETLVDDQGIALRAGVGLEYAPAMLNGLAFRLGYEMDYFGIQTQYSLFGSTVTEDVTYGISSLNLGVTYKF; encoded by the coding sequence ATGAAATTAAATGCGTTATTATTCGCAGCATTAAGCCTTTCTGCTGTTTCAGTTGCTCAGGCAGACGTTAAAACAAGTGGCTTCTATGTTGGTGGTGCTATTGGTTCAACAGGGGTTGATGCCAGTAGTGATATTAGTATTAACGCTGATGGTTCAAGTTATAAGTTTATTGGCGGTTATCAGTTTAACCGTATTGTAGGTATCGAAGCGCAGTACACGCGTTACGGTGATATTACTCTCCCTGCAGACAAGAATACATGGTCAGCGTCATCAACGGCGGTAACAGCTAACCTTGGATATACGTTTGATAACGGTTTACGTCCCTACGGTTTGATTGGTTTATCATCGATTAATCTTAATGAGTCAAAGGAAACGTTAGTTGATGATCAAGGCATTGCTTTACGTGCCGGTGTTGGCCTTGAATATGCTCCAGCTATGCTTAATGGTTTAGCTTTTCGTTTAGGGTATGAAATGGATTATTTTGGCATCCAAACACAATATAGTCTTTTCGGTTCAACGGTTACCGAAGATGTCACCTACGGTATTAGCTCGTTGAACTTAGGTGTAACGTATAAGTTTTAA